The following coding sequences lie in one Mesorhizobium sp. DCY119 genomic window:
- a CDS encoding DoxX family protein produces MQSAIHTAETSVSKNAYRAGWAISGLLILFLAFDGAIKLVPLDIVTQTMGELGWPTTVSMARTLGVLTLACTILYAIPRTAVLGAILLTAYLGGAIATHVRIGNPLFSHTLFGVYLGVMAWGGLYLRDERLRALIPLGR; encoded by the coding sequence ATGCAATCCGCGATCCACACCGCCGAAACATCAGTCTCGAAGAACGCCTATCGGGCAGGGTGGGCAATCAGCGGCCTGCTCATCCTGTTCCTGGCTTTCGACGGGGCGATCAAGCTGGTGCCGCTCGACATTGTCACCCAGACCATGGGCGAACTCGGCTGGCCCACGACGGTATCCATGGCGCGCACGCTCGGCGTGCTGACGCTTGCCTGCACGATACTTTACGCAATTCCGCGCACCGCCGTGCTCGGCGCTATCCTGCTGACGGCCTATCTCGGCGGCGCGATCGCAACCCACGTACGCATCGGCAATCCGCTGTTTTCCCACACGCTGTTCGGCGTTTATCTCGGCGTCATGGCCTGGGGCGGGCTTTATCTGCGCGACGAGCGGCTGCGCGCATTGATACCGCTGGGGCGTTGA
- a CDS encoding RDD family protein, protein MNTRVLDGEIIATRLDDVRAYDGVLSRRVFAFCIDYLIIGLLMIPFAILVAILGVITLGIGWALFGVLFPMVAIIYVWNTLGGRNQATVGMRMMGIRLDRLDGKPIDGMLAVVHTVLFWAGNVVLTPLILLASLFTERKRTIHDLLLGTVVTRDDR, encoded by the coding sequence ATGAACACACGTGTTCTCGACGGCGAAATCATTGCGACGCGGCTTGACGACGTTCGCGCCTATGACGGCGTGCTGTCGCGCCGGGTTTTTGCCTTCTGCATCGACTATTTGATCATCGGCCTGCTGATGATCCCATTCGCTATCCTGGTGGCGATTCTGGGTGTCATCACGCTCGGCATCGGCTGGGCTCTGTTCGGCGTGCTGTTTCCGATGGTCGCTATCATTTACGTCTGGAACACACTGGGCGGCCGGAACCAGGCTACGGTCGGCATGCGCATGATGGGCATCCGTCTCGACCGCCTCGACGGCAAGCCCATCGATGGCATGCTTGCAGTCGTCCACACCGTGCTGTTCTGGGCCGGCAATGTCGTTTTGACGCCGCTCATCCTGCTCGCCTCGCTCTTCACCGAGCGCAAGCGCACCATCCACGACCTGCTGCTCGGCACGGTGGTGACGCGCGACGACCGCTAA
- a CDS encoding serine hydrolase domain-containing protein, with product MNRIDYISSLFTGASQRDNFQRLDSIFPVATMTAAQAPFRFTEGRPLQLPDQYSHDGGPPKSVEDFLSLTETMALLVIEDGAIRFERYAPWGGHEAKWVSMSVAKSFVSAAIGIAVQDGFIGDVSEPITAYLPALAGSAYDGVPIKDILQMSSGARWNEDYSDPESDINRFAAIFAQGGSFDAFPATLSRDRASGTFNLYNSTDTQVLGMLLVAATGRTIADYMQEKLWHPLGMEADGQWLLDSTGMEMAFAGLNAVARDYAKLGELFRNGGVWQGRQVVPAGWVKASLTADGPHLQPGDTGLSDSLFGYGYQWWLMDGEEGEFAAIGVYNQFVYVNPAKKLVIVKLSSSPDYGTVNDESTYREYETISLFRAIGKELED from the coding sequence ATGAACCGTATCGACTACATTTCCAGCCTTTTTACGGGCGCCAGCCAGCGCGACAATTTCCAGCGATTGGACAGCATCTTCCCTGTCGCGACGATGACGGCAGCACAAGCGCCGTTCCGCTTCACCGAAGGTCGGCCGCTGCAACTTCCCGACCAATATTCTCATGACGGCGGCCCTCCTAAAAGCGTCGAGGATTTCCTGTCGCTCACGGAAACGATGGCGCTTCTCGTCATCGAGGATGGGGCGATCCGCTTCGAGCGTTACGCGCCGTGGGGCGGACACGAAGCGAAATGGGTTTCCATGTCGGTCGCCAAGAGTTTCGTGTCGGCTGCGATCGGGATAGCGGTACAGGATGGGTTCATCGGTGATGTCAGCGAGCCGATAACCGCATACCTGCCTGCGCTGGCCGGCTCCGCCTATGACGGCGTGCCGATCAAGGACATCCTGCAGATGTCCTCCGGCGCAAGATGGAACGAAGATTACAGCGACCCTGAATCCGACATAAACCGCTTCGCCGCCATCTTCGCGCAGGGTGGGTCATTCGACGCCTTCCCCGCCACGCTCTCGCGTGACCGCGCATCCGGCACGTTCAACCTCTACAACAGCACCGACACGCAGGTTCTCGGCATGCTGCTGGTCGCAGCTACCGGCCGAACCATTGCAGACTACATGCAGGAAAAACTCTGGCACCCGCTTGGCATGGAAGCGGACGGACAATGGCTGCTCGACTCGACCGGAATGGAAATGGCATTTGCCGGGTTGAACGCCGTCGCACGCGACTACGCCAAGCTTGGCGAGTTGTTCCGCAATGGCGGCGTCTGGCAAGGACGGCAGGTCGTCCCGGCTGGCTGGGTAAAAGCGTCCTTGACGGCTGACGGCCCGCATCTCCAGCCCGGCGATACCGGACTATCCGACTCCCTCTTCGGTTACGGCTACCAATGGTGGCTGATGGACGGGGAGGAAGGCGAATTCGCCGCGATCGGCGTCTACAACCAGTTCGTCTACGTCAATCCGGCGAAAAAGCTGGTCATCGTCAAGCTGTCGTCCAGCCCGGACTATGGCACGGTCAATGACGAGAGCACCTACCGTGAATATGAAACGATCTCCCTGTTCCGCGCCATCGGCAAGGAATTGGAGGACTGA
- a CDS encoding arginyltransferase: MTHHTTQSPQFFLTAPSPCPYIDGQFERKVFTHLVGDKAPEMNDLLTQGGFRRSQNIAYRPACETCRACVSVRILVNEFQPTKNMKRVTQRNSDLVGAMHDAEPSTEQYSLFRKYLDARHRKGGMSDMTVLDYAMMVEDTHVNTKIIEYRRRGPDSFITGHGHGELIAVALSDQMADGLSMVYSYFDPEMDERSLGTFMILDHIARARAAGLPHVYLGYWVNGSRKMNYKVRFTPQEHLGSKGWERYAHEAV, translated from the coding sequence ATGACGCACCATACTACCCAGTCGCCGCAATTCTTTCTGACCGCGCCGTCGCCGTGCCCCTATATCGACGGCCAGTTCGAACGAAAGGTGTTCACGCACCTTGTCGGCGATAAAGCGCCGGAGATGAACGACCTACTTACGCAGGGCGGTTTCCGCCGGTCGCAGAACATCGCCTATCGGCCTGCCTGCGAGACCTGCCGGGCCTGCGTGTCGGTGCGCATCCTCGTCAACGAGTTCCAGCCTACGAAGAACATGAAGCGCGTCACTCAGCGCAATTCCGACCTTGTCGGCGCTATGCACGACGCCGAGCCCTCGACCGAGCAGTATTCCCTCTTCCGCAAATATCTTGATGCCCGCCACCGCAAGGGCGGCATGTCGGACATGACCGTGCTCGATTACGCGATGATGGTCGAGGATACCCACGTCAACACCAAGATCATCGAATACCGGCGGCGCGGGCCGGACAGTTTCATCACCGGCCATGGTCACGGCGAACTGATCGCGGTCGCCCTGTCGGACCAGATGGCCGACGGCCTGTCGATGGTTTACTCCTATTTCGACCCGGAGATGGACGAGCGCTCGCTCGGCACCTTCATGATCCTCGATCATATTGCGCGGGCGCGCGCGGCGGGCCTGCCCCATGTCTATCTCGGCTACTGGGTCAATGGCTCGCGCAAGATGAATTATAAGGTCCGTTTCACGCCGCAGGAACATCTGGGGTCGAAAGGCTGGGAGCGCTACGCGCACGAAGCCGTCTAA
- a CDS encoding 3-hydroxyisobutyryl-CoA hydrolase, translating to MDFGGGDEIRFEHIGMAGVVTLTRPKALNAITHNMVKALSRALDAWKTDTQVMRVVVKAEGRAFSAGGDIMDVYQAGPGSAASLAFFADEYRLNAQIARFPKPYITLIDGIVMGGGVGVSFHGSHRVMTENAQFAMPEVGIGFFPDVGGSHLLPDLGGSFGMYLGLTGNRIRYGDALWSGLATHTIQAQYIGALLEELFEPGETDLTLRETFMAARREIDRETLEKIARHFSRPSLDAVLESLERDAADDEFAAKTLATMRLRSPTSLNVAFRQITAGSTMSMDDCMRMEFRILNRMLDGRDFYEGIRAAIVDKGSTPVWSPATLEEIDPAAIDAYFAPLPNGDLEL from the coding sequence ATGGACTTTGGCGGCGGCGACGAAATACGGTTCGAGCACATCGGCATGGCCGGTGTCGTCACGCTGACGCGGCCCAAGGCGCTGAACGCCATCACGCACAATATGGTCAAGGCGCTGTCGCGGGCGCTGGACGCGTGGAAGACGGACACGCAGGTGATGCGCGTCGTGGTCAAGGCCGAGGGCAGGGCGTTTTCGGCCGGCGGCGACATAATGGATGTCTATCAGGCCGGTCCGGGCTCGGCCGCATCTCTCGCCTTCTTCGCTGACGAATACCGGCTGAACGCACAGATCGCCCGGTTTCCAAAACCCTACATCACCCTCATCGACGGCATCGTGATGGGGGGAGGGGTCGGCGTATCCTTCCATGGCTCGCACCGCGTCATGACCGAGAATGCGCAATTCGCCATGCCGGAAGTCGGTATCGGCTTTTTCCCGGATGTCGGCGGCAGCCACCTGCTGCCTGACCTCGGCGGCAGCTTCGGCATGTATCTCGGCCTTACCGGCAACCGCATCCGCTATGGCGACGCGCTCTGGTCGGGCCTGGCGACGCACACGATACAGGCGCAGTACATCGGCGCACTGCTCGAAGAGCTGTTCGAGCCGGGCGAGACCGACTTGACGCTGCGCGAGACATTCATGGCGGCCCGGCGCGAGATCGACCGGGAAACGCTGGAGAAGATCGCGCGGCATTTTTCGCGGCCGTCGCTGGACGCCGTGCTGGAAAGCCTCGAGAGAGACGCTGCCGACGATGAGTTCGCGGCCAAGACGCTGGCGACGATGCGCCTGCGCTCGCCGACCAGCCTCAATGTCGCCTTCCGCCAGATCACGGCGGGATCGACCATGTCGATGGACGATTGCATGCGCATGGAGTTCCGCATCCTCAACCGGATGCTGGACGGCCGGGATTTCTACGAAGGCATACGCGCGGCTATCGTCGACAAAGGCTCGACGCCGGTCTGGTCGCCCGCGACGCTGGAGGAAATCGATCCGGCAGCGATCGACGCTTACTTCGCGCCGTTGCCGAATGGAGACCTTGAGTTGTGA
- the hemB gene encoding porphobilinogen synthase codes for MNRQTRLKPAGARTVDEITGSRRLRRMRKADWSRRLVQENHLTVDDLIWPIFVIDGKNVREPIPAMPGVFRLSVDLAVKEAERAAKLGIPAIATFPNVDMSLRDQTGSHILDPQNIINRTTSAIKAAVPEIGIITDAALDPFTSHGHDGILRDGIIVNDETVEQVTAAAVLQAAAGADIIAPSDMMDGRIGAIRDALDANGFQDVAIMSYATKFASAFYGPYREAIGTQGLLKGDKKTYYIDHANSDEAIREAEQDLAEGADMLMVKPGLPYLDIIRRLKDEFQVPTFAYQVSGEYSMIKAASANGWIDGEKAMLESLLAFKRAGCDGILTYFAPEVAEMLKG; via the coding sequence ATGAACAGACAGACCCGCCTGAAGCCCGCCGGCGCGCGCACCGTTGACGAGATCACCGGCAGCAGACGGCTGAGGCGCATGCGCAAGGCCGACTGGTCGCGCCGTCTCGTCCAGGAAAACCATCTGACGGTGGATGACCTGATCTGGCCGATCTTCGTCATCGACGGCAAGAATGTGCGCGAGCCCATTCCCGCCATGCCCGGCGTCTTCCGCCTGTCGGTCGATCTCGCAGTCAAGGAGGCGGAGCGTGCGGCCAAGCTCGGCATACCGGCCATCGCCACCTTCCCCAATGTCGATATGAGCCTGCGCGACCAGACCGGCTCGCATATCCTCGACCCGCAGAACATCATCAACCGCACCACCAGCGCCATAAAGGCGGCAGTACCCGAGATCGGCATCATCACCGACGCAGCGCTGGACCCCTTCACCAGCCATGGCCATGACGGCATCCTGCGCGACGGCATCATCGTCAATGACGAGACTGTGGAGCAGGTCACCGCCGCTGCCGTCCTCCAGGCCGCCGCCGGCGCTGACATCATCGCGCCTTCCGACATGATGGACGGCCGCATCGGCGCCATTCGCGACGCGCTCGACGCCAACGGCTTTCAGGACGTGGCAATCATGTCCTATGCGACGAAGTTCGCCTCGGCCTTCTACGGCCCCTATCGCGAGGCCATCGGGACGCAGGGACTGCTGAAAGGCGACAAGAAGACCTATTACATCGACCACGCCAACAGCGACGAGGCGATCCGCGAGGCCGAGCAGGATCTGGCCGAGGGCGCCGACATGCTGATGGTCAAGCCCGGCCTGCCCTATCTCGATATCATCCGCCGGCTGAAGGACGAATTCCAGGTGCCGACCTTTGCCTACCAGGTGTCGGGCGAATATTCGATGATCAAGGCCGCAAGCGCCAACGGCTGGATCGACGGCGAGAAAGCCATGCTGGAAAGCCTGCTCGCCTTCAAGCGCGCTGGCTGCGACGGCATCCTGACCTATTTCGCGCCGGAGGTTGCGGAGATGCTGAAGGGGTGA
- a CDS encoding DMT family transporter, whose product MPAKFSDHAKGLALTAFGGLTLTVDIPLIRLANGDHWSILFMRTGTTLIAALLIWAIWRFFSPKAPQLIPGRAGLAVAALYGLGSIVFITAVYNTSTANLVFILAFNTMFAALLSWVFLKERPRPATLIAMLFMIFGVLIIVGDSIGTGQMFGNVMALLSTLCIAGAITITRASGKDMGFTSLVGVVFPFAVAVLMVSKTGINVAAPWWIILNGAVVMPIAFFCLANGPKYISGPEVAMFYLLETILAPVWIWMIFAEAPSRNSMIGGTILIVTLVVHSLWQLQDGRRRRAALAVRHPA is encoded by the coding sequence TTGCCCGCAAAATTTTCCGACCATGCGAAGGGTCTCGCCCTGACCGCTTTCGGCGGTCTCACGCTCACCGTCGACATTCCCCTTATCAGGCTCGCCAACGGCGACCACTGGTCGATCCTGTTCATGCGCACCGGCACGACGCTGATCGCCGCTCTTCTCATCTGGGCGATATGGCGCTTCTTCAGCCCGAAAGCACCGCAGCTCATTCCCGGCCGCGCCGGGCTGGCGGTGGCCGCCCTCTACGGCCTCGGATCGATCGTCTTCATTACCGCCGTCTACAACACCTCGACCGCAAATCTCGTCTTCATCCTCGCCTTCAACACGATGTTTGCAGCACTCCTGTCGTGGGTTTTCCTGAAGGAGCGGCCGCGGCCGGCAACGCTCATTGCCATGCTGTTCATGATATTCGGCGTGCTGATCATCGTCGGCGACTCGATCGGCACCGGCCAGATGTTCGGCAACGTCATGGCGCTGCTGTCGACGCTCTGCATCGCCGGCGCTATCACCATCACCCGCGCCAGCGGCAAGGATATGGGCTTCACCTCGCTCGTCGGCGTGGTGTTCCCGTTCGCGGTAGCCGTTCTGATGGTGTCGAAAACCGGCATCAATGTCGCCGCACCCTGGTGGATCATCCTCAACGGTGCGGTGGTCATGCCGATCGCGTTCTTCTGCCTCGCCAACGGACCGAAATACATTTCCGGCCCGGAAGTGGCGATGTTTTATCTGCTGGAGACGATTCTGGCGCCTGTCTGGATCTGGATGATCTTTGCCGAGGCCCCGAGCCGAAACAGCATGATCGGCGGCACGATCCTCATCGTCACGCTGGTCGTCCATTCGCTCTGGCAGCTTCAGGATGGGCGCCGGCGCCGAGCCGCACTGGCGGTTCGGCATCCGGCATAA
- a CDS encoding VOC family protein yields the protein MKSNTYLAFNGTCEAAFKFYEKVLGGKIVMMMPHAGTPAEGYVPAEWRDKIMHARLTFGDDQVLMGSDAPPQYKTKMDGFSISLQFTDKAEAKRVFDALAEKGEVKQPFEKTFWAEGFGMLIDQFGTPWMVNCEAAAA from the coding sequence ATGAAATCCAATACGTATCTCGCCTTCAACGGAACCTGCGAGGCCGCGTTCAAATTCTACGAGAAGGTGCTGGGCGGCAAGATCGTGATGATGATGCCGCATGCCGGCACGCCGGCGGAAGGCTATGTTCCGGCGGAATGGCGCGACAAGATCATGCATGCGCGCCTGACCTTCGGAGACGACCAGGTGCTGATGGGCTCGGACGCGCCGCCGCAATACAAAACCAAGATGGACGGGTTTTCGATATCGCTGCAATTCACCGACAAGGCGGAGGCCAAGCGGGTTTTCGACGCCCTTGCAGAGAAGGGCGAAGTCAAGCAGCCCTTCGAAAAGACCTTCTGGGCCGAGGGTTTCGGCATGCTGATAGACCAGTTCGGCACACCGTGGATGGTCAATTGCGAGGCGGCTGCCGCCTGA